The following coding sequences lie in one Primulina huaijiensis isolate GDHJ02 chromosome 2, ASM1229523v2, whole genome shotgun sequence genomic window:
- the LOC140956815 gene encoding uncharacterized mitochondrial protein AtMg00860-like, with amino-acid sequence MVQSSIFDRGIQTLAVPARHILLVCEEAYEERLPGVLSQHRISGRASQSEAEGRGGHIVSQDGIEVDPSKVEAVRDWPVPKSVIEIHSFLGLAGYYRKFIQDFSSIVVRMTALTKKNAKFVWGPECQESFYRLKQALTTALVLAMPSG; translated from the exons ATGGTGCAGTCATCGATTTTTGATAGAG GCATCCAGACACTAGCAGTTCCCGCACGTCATATTCTGcttgtgtgcgaggaagcttatgaggAGAGGCTGCCAGGCGTTCTTAGCCAGCATCGTATCAGTGGCAGAGCCAGTCAGTCAGAGGCTGAAGGACGTGGAG gccacattgtatcACAAGATGGCATAGAGGTCGACCCCAGCAAAGTagaggcagtcagagattggccagttCCTAAGAGTGTGATAGAGATCCAtagtttcttgggattggcaggctattacaggaagttcatcCAGGACTTCTCTTCTATTGTGGTGCgtatgaccgccttgacgaagaagaatgccaagtttgTTTGGGGACCTGAGTGTCAAGAGAGCTTTTACAGACTGAAGCAGGCTTTGACCACTGCACTAGtactagctatgccatcagggtaG